One Molothrus ater isolate BHLD 08-10-18 breed brown headed cowbird chromosome 4, BPBGC_Mater_1.1, whole genome shotgun sequence genomic window carries:
- the PPEF2 gene encoding serine/threonine-protein phosphatase with EF-hands 2: MGSGSSVNVQYKYSLQKSENAFKAAVLIQQWYRRHVARLEMRRRCTWRIFQSIEYSCEQDQIKLHNFFSYLMDQFTPSSSKERDFISRMFVSGESYKEAELEKYCDYESIEVPDSYTGPHLSFPLLPDHATALLEAFQQKQQLHARYVLNLLHETRKHLKQLPNISHVSTCYSEEITVCGDLHGQLDDLFLIFYKNGLPSPSKSYVFNGDFVDRGKQSLEILVILFTFLLIYPKEVHLNRGNHEDHMVNLRYGFTKEVMQKYKVHGKKILRMFQNVFCWLPLATLIDQKVLIIHGGISDTTDLDMLEKIQRNRFVSVLRLKKRKESSGKPQIQAINGESESGTDAAPRLSLQPQTAQAPSTANRREFSRWLRQTVQEQIDTCRRLVDISESEPEELTYSSMVSLKDADEPCWTLQEEWKQVLDILWSDPMPQEGCRENKVRGGGCYFGPDVTEKFLEKYSLQFLIRSHECKQEGYEFCHSRKVLTIFSASNYYEIGSNRGAYVKLGPDLIPHFVQYQANKTAHLLTMTQRISRVEESAFRALREKLFAHTSALISAFKSYDRDNTGKITLSNWATAVESVLRLGLPWRMLRPQLVRSAKDGMLEYKSWLDDLAMEQRSQEHIQSSLLEVIYRNRSNLETIFRIIDRDHSGLISFEEFQQTWKLFSSHMNIELTDDGINDLVRSIDFNKDGNIDFNEFLEAFRLVRQCPS, encoded by the exons CTTCACAACTTCTTCAGTTACCTCATGGACCAGTTCACaccaagcagcagcaaagaga GGGATTTTATCAGTCGCATGTTCGTAAGTGGGGAAAGTTAcaaagaggcagagctggaaaaatacTGTGACTATGAATCCATAGAGGTGCCAGACTCCTACACCGGACCCCATCTCTCTTTCCCACTCCTCCCTGACCATGCCACGGCCTTGCTGGAAGCTTTCCAACAGAAACAG CAGCTCCATGCTCGCTATGTCTTAAACCTCCTGCATGAGACCAGGAAGCACCTCAAGCAGTTGCCAAACATCAGCCATGTCTCCACCTGCTACAGCGAGGAGATCACCGTGTGTG GAGACTTACACGGCCAGCTGGATGACCTGTTCCTCATCTTTTACAAG AATggccttccttccccttccaagTCCTACGTGTTCAATGGGGACTTTGTAGACAGAGGCAAGCAGTCCCTTGAGATCCTTGTTATCCTCTTTACCTTCCTCCTGATCTATCCCAAGGAGGTTCATCTCAACCGCGGGAACCATGAGGACCACATGGTGAACTTACG CTATGGTTTCACCAAGGAAGTGATGCAGAAATACAAG gtGCATGGGAAGAAAATCTTGAGGATGTTTCAGAATGTCTTCTGCTGGCTGCCCCTGGCCACCCTGATTGATCAGAAAGTCCTCATTATTCACGGGGGCATCTCTGACACCACTGACTTGGATATGCTTGAGAAAATTCAAAGGAACAGA TTTGTTTCTGTGTTAAGgctgaagaaaaggaaggaatcGAGTGGAAAACCACAAATCCAGGCCATAAATGGGGAGAGCGAATCAGGCACTGATGCAGCTCCCAGGTTATCTCTGCAGCCCcagacagcccaggctcccagcacagccaacagGCGGGAGTTCTCCAGGTGGCTCCGGCAGACGGTGCAGGAGCAAATCGACACGTGCCGCCGGCTGGTGGACATCAGCGAGTCAGAGCCGGAGGAGCTCACCTATTCCAGCATGGTCTCCTTGAAGGATGCGGATGAGCCGTGCTGGACTCTCCAGGAGGAGTGGAAGCAG GTTTTAGACATCCTCTGGAGTGACCCCATGCCTCAGGAGGGCTGCAGAGAAAATAAGGTGCGAGGTGGTGGCTGCTACTTTGGGCCTGATGTGACGGAGAAGTTCCTTGAGAAGTACAGCTTGCAGTTCCTGATCCGCTCTCACGAGTGCAAGCAAGAGGGCTATGAGTTCTGTCACAGCCGCAAG GTGCTGACCATCTTTTCAGCCTCAAACTACTATGAGATTGGCAGCAACAGGGGAGCCTATGTGAAGCTGGGACCAGACCTCATCCCCCACTTTGTTCAGTATCAAGCAAACAAGACGGCCCATTTGCTCACTATGACCCAAAG AATCAGCAGAGTAGAGGAGTCAGCCTTTCGAGCCTTGCGGGAAAAGCTCTTTGCTCACACCTCAGCCCTCATCAGTGCCTTCAAGTCCTACGACAGGGACAATACAG GAAAGATCACTCTGAGCAACTGGGCGACAGCAGTGGAGTCAGTGCTGCGGCTGGGACTGCCCTGGCGAATGCTGAGGCCGCAGCTAGTGCGCAGCGCCAAGGACGGCATGCTGGAGTACAAATCCTGGCTGGATGATCTGGCCATGGAGCAGAGGAGCCAAGAG CACATCCAGTCCAGCTTGCTGGAAGTCATTTATCGAAACAGATCCAACTTAGAGACCATATTCAGGATCATAGACAGAGACCATTCAG GTCTCATCTCCTTTGAGGAATTCCAGCAAACCTGGAAGCTGTTCAGCTCCCACATGAACATTGAACTCACAGATGATGGCATTAACGACTTGGTTCGCAGCATTGACTTCAACAAGGATGGAAACATTGACTTCAATGAGTTCCTGGAAGCCTTCCGCCTGGTCAGACAGTGCCCGTCGTGA